The window GGCCTGTCTGGTGGTCGACGAGGCTCACAGGCTCAAAAATAATCAGTCTAAGGTAATGATTAAGAGTACTTTGTGTTCATCCTGccttttttagattttattcTGATTGTCAGGAAAATGAGCTCTGTCAATTCCTAAAGtactatttttgttgttgttgttgttagttctTCCGGATTTTGAACAACTATCCGCTGCAACACAAGCTGCTGCTTACTGGCACTCCTCTTCAAAACAACCTGGAGGAGCTCTTCCACTTGCTGAACTTCCTGACACCAGTGAGATTCAAGTGCGTAGCCCCACGTGTGACCACAGCACATGTGCCTGAACACCAGCCCAAACCTGTATTCAAattttctttctccctgcaGCAACCTGGAAGGGTTCCTGGAGGAGTTTGCAGATATTGCCAAAGAGGACCAGATCAAGAAGCTCCATGACATGCTTGGGCCACACATGCTCAGGAGGCTGAAGGCGGATGTTTTCAAACACATGCCTTCAAAGACCGAGCTCATTGTCCGAGTGGAGCTGAGCCCAATGCAGAAGTACGTTATTGAAAGTTCTCtaacaagattttttttcagtaaaagTATACACCCTTTGAAGTTATAGTCGACATTTTGAAGAATATTTATTGGCGTTTTTCATCAGTGCTACTTTCTGGATAATGTGGCGTATAAAGAGTGAAAAATCTGTGGAACATATTTTCCTTTTATCTAAATTcttattgtatttttcaatcttttgtctttgttgtaaACAAGGAAATACTACAAGTTCATCCTAACACGTAACTTTGATGCCCTGAACACTCGTGGAGGAGGAAACCAAGTGTCTCTGCTCAACGTGGTAATGGACCTGAAGAAGTGCTGCAATCACCCCTACCTCTTTCCTGCAGCTGCCACCGTACGAAGTTCAAGTGTTAGGGGAACAAACTGTTTATTGTTGGCGGGAGGGTCCATGTCTCAGTATTTACTCGTATTTGCTGCTCTCAGTTCATTTTGATTCCTCCCTGTGACTGTAGGAGGCACCAAAACTTCCAAATGGCATGTACGAGGGCAATGCTCTCACAAAGTCTTCTGGAAAACTGACGCTGCTCcagaagatgatgaagaagctgaaggagggAGGCCACAGGGTTTTAGTCTTCTCCCAGATGACTAAAAtgctggacctgctggaggACTTCCTGGAGAACGAGGGATACAAATATGAGAGAATCGACGGTGGGGTCACCGGCAGCTTGAGACAGGAGGCCATCGACCGCTTTAATGGTACACGCGCTGTTCCCCTGGCGTCTAAACAGCTGCTCTGTTAGACCATCGGTGTCCTCATTTTCGTTCCTTTTTTCCGACAGCTCCTGGTGCTCCCCAGTTTGCTTTCCTCCTCTCTACCAGAGCTGGTGGTTTGGGCATTAATCTGGCTTCTGCTGACACAGTCGTCATCTACGACTCTGACTGGAACCCGCACAATGACATCCAGGTATGCCGAGCCCGACTGTCTCCTCATATCCACGTCAGGATGTCTGTTTGTTCGGACAATAGGTgattgtgctgttttttttgtttttttaaatgcattttcttcGTAGGCGTTCAGCAGAGCTCACCGAATTGGCCAGAACAGGAAAGTGATGATCTATCGCTTTGTGACTAAAGCTTCTGTGGAGGAGAGGATAACGCAGGTCTGTGAAAAAAGGGCCACTACAGGGAAATTAAACGGTGTCGGGATTCTGTTTTCACACCTGCTCACCACTCGTTTTCCCTCAATCTACCCGCCTCCACCAGGTGgcaaagaagaagatgatgctCACTCATCTGGTGGTGCGACCCGGTCTCGGCTCCAAGACGGGCTCCATGTCAAAACAGGAGCTCGATGACATCCTCAAGTTTGGAACTGAAGAGTTGTTCAAGGATGAACTGGGAGAGGGTGAGTCAGCCTAAACCCAATGACCGGTTTAATATACACAATGAATTCTGTCAACCACCTGCTGTTGTGTTTTGCATTTTACCCCTATTGTGATATTTAAGCAATATCTGCATTTCTCACACTTTGAAAGGGAAGccacagtgtaaaaaaaaaaaaaatctgattcagGCACATAGTAACTGTTATTGGCTAAATTAAGCTTTATCAAACGATAAGCTTTGCTTATTTAACACTTTGTTTGGGACAGAGTCTGATGTTGCATTGACTAAATCGGCTCCCTTCCCGTTTCATTTGACTCCTCCTGCTTCCAGGGGAGAACAAGGAGGATGACAGCAGTGTGATCCACTACGATGACCACGCAATTGACCGTCTGCTGGACAGGAACCAGGATGCTACAGATGACACTGAGATTCAGAGCATGAACGAGTACCTCAGCTCCTTTAAAGTCGCCCAGTATGTCGtcaaagatgaagaggatgaggtaCTTTTTTACAGCTATTAACATAATGTCAGTAGTTTTTAAAATGGTCTAAAACCGTCCTCAATAAAAGAAATAGACTTTCATTCGATTCCTTTCTGTGATTGTTAATTGCTTTTCGCtctctgtgaggaggaggaggtggaaagaGAGGTGATCAAGCAGGAGGAAAGTGTTGATCCGGACTACTGGGAGAAGCTTCTGCGTCACCACTATGAGCAGCAGCAAGAAGACCTTGCACGGAATTTAGGCAAAGGCAAAAGAACTCGAAAGCCCGTCAACTACAATGACGGATCCCAGGAGGACCGAGGTATCAGACAGGGTACGGAACAATGTATAACCTCatctcttcctgtttgtgtggtgTCGTTGTTGTAGTATTCAGTTAGTTCATTGCATGAAACTAGATTTCTCACCGCAGTTGTTCAACCACCCTTTTGAAATGTAGCTACCTTTAATCAATAATGCCTTCATAGAAACTGAAAAGCTATAGCACCTCCTCCTGGCTAGCAGCCGGTTTGGCACAAACTAAATGAGGCTGCATCTCCTTGAGTAGTTTGGATGTTCTTTATCTCGACTGCCAATTAGATTCTGTTTTGTCCCTCTTCAACATTCCTGTCTGTGCTCCCTCTAGACTGGCAGGAGGATCAGTCCGATAACCAGTCTGATTACTCCGTGGCGTCGGAGGAGGGCGACGAAGACTTTGATGAACGGGCTGAAGGTAAGACGCAGTGTTAAGATCACTGCTGCTAAGAGAAGAGGTATCTTAGTGTGCGTTTGAGCCACCACTATTCATGTGAAGATACAGATGTTCCACTTAAGTTGTTTGAGGTCAGTGGCCGACATGTACTTGAGTTTTTAAGAGTTGGTCCCAGCAATAATGGAGACACTGAGGTAGACCTTCTCTGAGCCCCACTTCTCTCTACCACTAACATCCTGCAAACCACCTCGACAGGTGTTCCCTCAGACAGCACCGGTGATGCCGTCATTGACGACTCACAAAACGCCACTCACTGCTGCATCATCTGCGATGAGCTTAGAAAAACGAGAAAAGACTGAAAGACAAAGGAACTTAAgcagagaaaagggaaagaaaaggatTGTCAAAGGTTTCTTGGCCAGCTGAAATATCTACTTTCACTTGAAAGAGATTTTTTGTGTTCATATTAAAGGTTAATTTTGTTGGCTTAAAATGCAGAGGGTTTTAGAAAATGCAGTCAGTATTTCAGACCAAATTGTTCCCTTTGTATTTATTAAGtataagttttatttatttaataagttggttaattttattttgacatcaaatgtttttttatttattgtatttcttaATAAATGCCTCTGTTACTttgattgaataaaataaaatcaaccaCCACAACAATGCTTTCAGTTGTAAATGTTCTGAAAGCTTTACGCTTCAAGAAGAAGCGGTAAATGTGGAAGAGTTGAGAGATGAGGAGGGACTTCAGGATCAGAGTGAGTCGGGATGAGCCGTAAGTGGAACATCTTCAAAGAGCAACTTCAGAACATTAAGAAAGCACATCAGGATTCTTTGAAGTTAGATTTTTAGGAAATCTCTGAAATATTATTGACTGAAATGCCTCGTCGATCTCAGACGGACTTACTTTGTATTGTGTCGCTTTAGCAAATGCTCGCAGACCAAGTCGCAAAGGGCTGAGGAACGATCGGGACAAACCGCTGCCGCCGCTGTTGGCCAGAGTGGGCGGGAACATCGAGGTGAGAATTGgcacaaacagaaaacaaacaatgacGAGTGCCCTTTTTGGTGTGACGTTAAATGTGTAAACAATCTTACCTTCAGGTTCTGGGCTTCAATGCACGGCAAAGGAAGGCGTTCCTAAATGCAGTGATGCGCTATGGGATGCCTCCCCAGGATGCGTTTACCAATCAGTGGCTCGTCAGGGACCTGCGTGGGAAGTCGGAGAAAGAATTCAAGTAGGTTTTTCTACTCCATTAGTCTCCCGTTATCAAACATCTCTACTTTTATCAAATCTGAAATAAACTGTCAAGCACTGGAGGTTAGTTTCAAATGTGAGATATGTACCACTGAGTAACGAGCGTTCCTGACTTGATTTTAAAGTTAGTCAGTTTCTTTTAGGTCAAATTTCTCATGAGACTTCTGTTGAGACAGAATTTAAGACGTGTGGCTGTTTTATCCGAATCTCAGGAAATTATATCTGGTTTACATTGGAAACCATACCCAGCCTCAAGTAGCGTTACAGCTGACTCGGCTGAGTCGTTAGTACTCAAAGCCTCTTTTACTCATGAATCTAGTGTATGTATCTATGTTTACGCTGTCTTTTCTTGGTTAACTTTAGCAAAATTTGCAAGGAGGTTTAGATATTTTCCAAATGTATTTACCGAGACATCcgccccccttcttcttcttcttcacctttcTGTCTCAGGGCCTACGTGTCTCTGTTCATGCGTCACCTTTGTGAGCCGGGGGCGGACGGGGCTGAGACCTTTGCAGACGGCGTCCCACGTGAGGGTCTGTCGAGGCAGCACGTGCTCACTCGTATTGGTGTGATGTCGCTTATCAGGAAAAAGGTAAGGTTGAGAAAATGTAAGCGTTTCACCATCACCAGTAAGCGATGGGCTTACGGATCCACTTATTGATTAACAGGTGCAGGAATTTGAGCACGTGAACGGTCAGTGGTCGATGCCCTGGATggcagagctggaggagaacaaaAGGGCTGCAGCTTTGGCGGCAGGTGAAGACCCAAAGACTCCTTCTACTGGGactcctgcagacacacagcccAACACTCCTGTGCCAGGTACAGACACATGCTTGGTTATTATTAATCTTAATTCCATATGTTTGTTTCGATATAGAAGTAAGTATTGCAGAAAAGatatttcatttcagcttctgcAATTACAAATATGATTCTTATCCTTTGACAAACACATGCATTTCAATTTCCCCTTAGCCCTAACCTCAGCATCACATGCTTTGCCTCAAAATGTAAGCCCCTAAGCATGTAGAGAAACTGTTGTGATGGGCCTCTCTTGTGCAGGACATGTTGGGGGAGCAGATAATGTCgacatttttttcaacattcaaTCCATAAGGTTGGGAGACTTTATGTTTCTCTGAGTTCCACCAAAGAATATGTTTCTCTTGTATCTGTTGACTATCAGCTTATTTTCTGAAACCCTCTGGTGTTGCAACAAGAGGAAAATGAAACTACTATTAAATGGACTTATGACACACTCTCTACTCAACTACTGACATTGTGATTGTTTTTTACTGACggctaaaacaaacaggatagAAATAACTCTATGCATGTCCATGGTTGacctgtgttttttgtttcttgtcaGAAGATTTGTCAAAATCAGACGACAAGGAAGACCTgaagaaggaggcagaggatgGCAAAGGAGCTAAAAAGACAGACGATCCAGAAGTaaattctgctttttatttcaacattcatTTAGGTTTCCAGTAATGTCTAATAAGTTAAGTGCAGCAACATTACACCTGGATTTGCAGATTTAATCTAATTAGAAACTGCCTGCCTTTCCTGTAGATTATCGAAATCCCAGATGAGTCTGAAAAATCCCCCGTCCtcgaaaagaaagaagaggtgaTGGACTCCACAgtggggaaggaggagaaggagacagggAATGGAGATGatgaaggaaaagagaaggaggcGACTGATAAGAGCAAGGAGAAGGAAGACAAGGACAAGATTCTTGAGAAAGAGAAGGACACTCCTGCTGAGGTCAAGGGAGAAGTTTCGGAGAGCAAGATGGATTCAGAGGAGTCTAAAGGTAAGGAAACTGTTCTCCATTTTGGGTAGTTCCCTTATTTCCTTTTATCAGCCTTTCTAACCGTGCCTTTCTTGTTTCAGCTGAGGAAGGGAAAGATGAGAAGATGGACACCAGTTCCCctccagaggagaagaaaggtaCATAGCGAAACtcacaaattgaaaaaaaacgtatatcCTTTTTAAGCGAAAGCTAAATGTACATTTCAACAATCACATGATTCTGTTTTCTCACAGAgcaaaaagaggagaaggaggccacAAAAGCAGACGAGTCCGGCAAACTGCAGAACGGAGAAAACGCCAAAGAAGCAGCGACAGCGGCACCGGTGGTCAACGTCAgcgaagagaagaaaaaggccACCAAGCAGAGATTCATGTTCAACATTGCTGACGGAGGATTCACAGGTGGACACGCGTgcgcatacatacacacacacacacttcccccacCTTCTCTTTAGTTTATGTCTTTGACCTTTTCTGCACTCCTTTTTGCAGAGCTTCACTCGCTGTGGCAGAATGAGGAGCGGGCGGCCACTGTCACTAAGAAGACCTTTGAGATATGGCACCGTCGCCATGACTACTGGCTTCTGGCTGGAATCATACAGTATCCTTTCCAACACCAATTCCTTGTTAATTTCGGACAGTGTGTGATCGCAAATGTTTGGTTGTGAGAATCTTATTCTGTCACCTCAAGTATGAATGTTTCCTAATAGAAAATATTATTAGAAACTTAAATATGCTGTTTTTTGCTTGAGGCTCAATAAACGGAACCAATTCACTCGTTGTCTTTTGGAAGTTGTGATTTGAAGCATGTTTCACCTTCTTTCTGAAATTGGAAATTGAAAGGTTTGCATTTACAGCTTCACTTGCCAAAGTGTTAACTGATCAATGCAGGGTGATCAGCATTCATATTCCTAAAACCTGCTTGAGAAAACAAGTTTCTGTATAAAACAACCACCCTCACGAGACAATAATGTTGTTACACTTGACCATGGCGTCTCTCAGACACGGCTACGCTCGATGGCAGGATGTGCAGAATGATGTGAGGTTTGCCATCCTCAATGAGCCCTTCAAAGGGGAGATGAGCAGGGGGAACTTCCTGGAGATCAAGAACAAGTTTCTGGCTCGGAGGTTTAAGGTAAGTTGAGGACTCTCgcatgtttctttgtgtgtgtgtttgtctgtttttattATGTCTCACTGGGCCCGCTGTCTTACTTTGTTTCCTGTGTAGCTACTGGAGCAGGCCCTGGTGATTGAGGAGCAGTTGCGCAGGGCGGCTTACTTGAACATGACAGAGGACCCGGCCCACCCCTCCATGGCCCTCAACACTCGCTTCAGTGAGGTGGAGTGCCTCGCAGAGTCCCACCAGCACCTCAGCAAGGAGTCCATGTCTGGAAACAAACCTGCCAATGCAGTTCTGCATAAAGGTAAACCATATTTGGTATCAAAAGAGAAACGGAGGGTTCTTGTGCACATGGAAAATAACGGAGTCAGGTGCTGTCCATCACTTTTCTGTTATGCAGAAGGACATTACAAATCCTAATTTCAACCAACCCGAGAGGTGACCACGGCCTTACAACTTCTCAACAAGCTTCAAGATTGAAACCTAAAATAGCTCAAATGCgtgttttatttacagttcTCAAACAGCTTGAGGAACTACTGAGTGACATGAAGGCTGACGTGACGCGTCTCCCGGCGACCATCGCCAGGATACCTCCCGTCGCCGTGCGGCTGCAAATGTCCGAGAGGAACATCTTGAGCCGACTGGCCAGCCGGGGCCCGGACATCAACGCCCAGAACCAGGTCTCGCAGCAGATGCAAGTGCCGCGCtgaccatcccccccccctcgctcatttccccctcccaccccccaccgaCTCAGGCTAGTCGCCATCAACCCACCGCCATGTAGCAGACGTCCTCCCTCTCAACCGCCATGTACAGCACAGCCAGGTTAGTCCTCAACCTTCTGCACCCACAACCCATTTCTGGACTCGGAAGGAGCATCAGCCGTGCTGCTGGAACTGCAGATGCAAGACGGGAGAAAATGGAAACGAGTCTTTCTCCTCCACTGGGATTCAGATGTAAAACCTGTGAATCTGAACTCTGTCGTTGTGACTGAACTGTGGGCAGCTCCACTGACCTGTCCTGTTCCGTCTGTACAACAGGGTCAAACATGTGTATGTAACTGTAGAATGAAGAAGCTAGGCGGGAGAAAAATCGGCATGCTCGGAGTATACAGGTGCTTTGTAGTCATTTTTGGATTATTGAAGAAGTCAAGGGATTTTATTCTGCCCAATTTTGCCTTTAGAAAATTGTGATTTCTGTCATTAaactatagtgtgtgtgtgtgtctgcctgtgtgagtgtgagtgaaaCAAGGCATAATAATGTACACCTCTACTGCAGAATGCCCCCGCTGAGAGACTGTTACTGTCATTTTTTTACAGACACTCAGTTCTGTTACCTCTTCCCGTGTCCTTGCCCTCCATCCAAAACCTTCACTCTTGTCGTCAGGTGACCCGATCCAGGATCAGCTCTCTGTGCTAAAGCCCTAACCAGCACCTCGACATTCCTAACCGCGCCACAGATTTGCTCCCTTGGAAGCTCTCCCGGAACCCGGGCATGCAATAGCTACACGGCTTTTAGGTACATGGGATGGTTTTGAGAtcgatttaatttaatttcctaCTGTATATTGTTATTTTGGTTTACATAATTGAATATTATTATGGTTACCACCTTGTTGTTTCTATCATTGACGTTTGTTTTTATGGACTACAATAAAAAAgtcaacccttttttttctttatctcaaTTATTAAGGGATTGCCATGAAACATTTATGTTCCCCTGACGATGGATCAGATTCATGTTGCGTAATTGTCAAGTTCGAATCTCAATTTGTTCAAAACTTAATGTCACTTTAAAAGACCTTTAAAGCCAATCATTTGCAGCTGTACTTTGCCAAACTAAGATGTTGAACATATTAAACCATCTATAATCTGCATAGCATTCATTGTGAGCATGTTGGCTAAAGTACAGCATCACTGAGCCACCAGCAGGGCTGCAGACTTCTCTCTAAGTTAACCATTACTATGTGTTTGACTAATTAAACAAAGGtttctcaactggctgagatgAGCTGTGCCAAAAAAAGATACTCACCTGATGTTTAAATAATGCTTGTGGAGAGAAATGTATTGTTACCTCCCATTCAACTGGAGGAAGCTGCGTCACTATTCATTGACCCCTGCATCTGATTATGTTAAGTATTTTTGTCAAGGTTGTCGACCAAATTTATATATGTGTAACTGTTCAAACACAACAGAGTGGCGTCAAGAGCGAGACCTACTTTGAATTCAAACCTCAAAAGATGTGGTGGAATTTACATGGAGGCAAATGTTGGCTCACAGGAGAGATGGAAAAGCCGGAGAGCATTTGCACATGGAGGAGCCAGTGAGAGGAAGATCAGAGGGGAGAAGCCAACACGCACATTGTCTTCCTGTAGATACTCGCATAATTACAGTAAATTGCAGGGCGGAGAATTGGTTCGGGCTGCGGATGAAGCCTGATATCTGAtcacgggggagggagggaggccggGAGAGACTGGACATAGAGAGTAAAGGACAAGGGGAACCGGACTGTCACTGTGTTTGGAGGGAAGAACGCACACCGCAGACAGCAGCACTGAGACGGGAGAGACAGTCGGTAAAGAGTGCCTAAAATGTCTTGTCGGTGAGTGTCTTGTATTTTTATGTGTTGTCACCTCTTTAGTCTTCAATGTCTTGGTCTTTATTTGACATGTACTTACTGAACACTTGTACTAACTGCACAAAGCCCACTTACTTCATTGTTGTCTATCTGCGTTTTGTGAAATCTCCAGAAATAATATTTCCAACGTTTTTCTATTGTTAAGGTAAGTGGAGAATATGACTCAAATTCTCTATCAGGACATATTTCATCTTCAAGGTGACGAAACcaaacaaatggaaatgttaaaatccaataatgcaaccaaaacaaacatttgtttccaCCGTTGCCCACATGGATTAACACACTAAGAAATGATTTAGGGATATGTTACTATCAAAGATTTATAATGGTTGACAGATTTCTACGGTTTCAAGGTCATATTGCCGACCAAATTATACATTTCTATAGAAAGatataaacacagacacagagaaaaCCCTCTCATTCAAGGAGGAGGAAGCACTGAAAACGAGGACCAATTGACTAATAGTTTCAACAGTGTCAACAATAATTATTTTCCAGGCTGAGACGGAAGAGGGACAGAGTGACATGTACATTCATATACACAGTGTATCATTATATGCGCATAAGCATACACATGCGACATAGTTCACGTCTCTCTCAGCTCTCATGTTCGTCATTAGCAACATTGTCTGCTGTCAGAGGGgaacagaagccaaaaaaaaactgataagCGTAAGAACCTGTGAGGCGGAAAATGCAAACTGCAATAGCTGCGTTAACCACGACCAACAACACCTGCTGCGCGCGTGCGTGTTCGTGTGCGCCcctgccctggggggggggggggggtgtttcagtATTCTGTATATATTGTATGTTTGTACTTATTCATAGGGGGGTTTGCACACCTTTGTCAGCTTCACGTGCTTCTGTTCTACTTCTGTTCTACTGCTACTAACCTTTCAAACCTTTTCTTGTAGGTCAATTCGATTTGCAAGTTAAATGTTTGTTCCGACATTGCGCGGTCGTAAAATGTCAGTTTGTGTGTTCGCGGCATTTGGCAAACAAGCCTCCCTTCTGTTGCAGTGTGTGTTGCACTGAACGGGAAACCAGTGTGTCTCGGGGACACCAGGGGCCAACAAACCCGGCTCCTCTGGCCTCGTGCCACTCGGCTCTATGGTTTTTCACGGGAGTCCAAAAACTGCAAATGGTTGACCAGCTGAAGGCTGCTCCCACACCCGCGAATAAGGAAGTGCTCCAAGCCAGTCTGACCTTTTGTCAGTGACTcccacgcgcgcgcacacacctgGAACAAACAGACCCAACGGTGTTGCGCAGACAGATGGGTCGGCGACGTCCGAGGGGGCAACGTGTAGACTCGCGCTTCACATGCCGTGGATCGTTCGTTCCCGTGACGGAAGTGGAGCTGCTGGACACGCACTCTCGCTCGTGATTCACCTATGCGTGGAACGGTTTCCTT is drawn from Pungitius pungitius chromosome 11, fPunPun2.1, whole genome shotgun sequence and contains these coding sequences:
- the chd4b gene encoding chromodomain-helicase-DNA-binding protein 4 isoform X2, with the protein product MSGSEDEREDFGAADEPSLLHGGDELEDAVSDVEEAPKSKKKKKAKKSSRESRSSKRQRSVREELPVSSPEHLLGVDAAERDADEGGVRSASEGSDYAPGKKKKKRSSNAKDKKKGGGAAEKGASSSSKSKRKDPEPEDDDNDDDDCQPKSSTQLLEAWGMKDIDHVFTQEDYSSLTNYKAFSQFVRPLIAAKNPKIAVSKMMTLMMAKWREFSTNNPLKGSATANAALAAANVAAAVENMVVAGTDGGPEPGAAASPAPAPAPTPAAPPAAPAPPLRKAKTKEGKGPNARKKSKPAAKPPLKPKPKKVAPLKIKLGGLNSKRKRSSSDEDEPEVDSDFDDGSFSVSDGSNRSNRPKKKPKSAKKKKKVETEDGDGYETDHQDYCEVCQQGGEIILCDTCPRAYHMVCLDPDMEKAPEGKWSCPHCEKEGIQWEARDELSEAEGEEEEDRRDEGVEEEDDHHIEFCRVCKDGGELLCCDTCPSSYHIHCLNPPLPEIPNGEWICPRCKCPQMKGKVQKVITWRWGEPPAPTPVPRPADLAADASDPPPLAGRREREFFVKWCNMSYWHCSWVLELQLELNCQVMFRNYQRKTDMDEPAPVDFGGEGYENKRTKRKNKDPLFVHMDQEFYRYGVKMEWLMIHRILNHTVDKKNNIHYLIKWRDLAYDQSTWESEDMDIPEFDTYKQTYWNHRELMMGDEGRPVKKLKKTVKVKKAERPPANPVIDPTIKFDRQPDYLDSTGGTLHPYQLEGLNWLRFSWAQATDTILADEMGLGKTVQTAVFLYSLYKEGHSKGPFLVSAPLSTIINWEREFEMWAPDMYVVTYVGDKDSRAVIRENEFSFEGNAIRGGKKASKMKKDSTVKFHVLLTSYELITIDQAVLGSIEWACLVVDEAHRLKNNQSKFFRILNNYPLQHKLLLTGTPLQNNLEELFHLLNFLTPVRFNNLEGFLEEFADIAKEDQIKKLHDMLGPHMLRRLKADVFKHMPSKTELIVRVELSPMQKKYYKFILTRNFDALNTRGGGNQVSLLNVVMDLKKCCNHPYLFPAAATEAPKLPNGMYEGNALTKSSGKLTLLQKMMKKLKEGGHRVLVFSQMTKMLDLLEDFLENEGYKYERIDGGVTGSLRQEAIDRFNAPGAPQFAFLLSTRAGGLGINLASADTVVIYDSDWNPHNDIQAFSRAHRIGQNRKVMIYRFVTKASVEERITQVAKKKMMLTHLVVRPGLGSKTGSMSKQELDDILKFGTEELFKDELGEGENKEDDSSVIHYDDHAIDRLLDRNQDATDDTEIQSMNEYLSSFKVAQYVVKDEEDEEEVEREVIKQEESVDPDYWEKLLRHHYEQQQEDLARNLGKGKRTRKPVNYNDGSQEDRGIRQDWQEDQSDNQSDYSVASEEGDEDFDERAEANARRPSRKGLRNDRDKPLPPLLARVGGNIEVLGFNARQRKAFLNAVMRYGMPPQDAFTNQWLVRDLRGKSEKEFKAYVSLFMRHLCEPGADGAETFADGVPREGLSRQHVLTRIGVMSLIRKKVQEFEHVNGQWSMPWMAELEENKRAAALAAGEDPKTPSTGTPADTQPNTPVPEDLSKSDDKEDLKKEAEDGKGAKKTDDPEIIEIPDESEKSPVLEKKEEVMDSTVGKEEKETGNGDDEGKEKEATDKSKEKEDKDKILEKEKDTPAEVKGEVSESKMDSEESKAEEGKDEKMDTSSPPEEKKEQKEEKEATKADESGKLQNGENAKEAATAAPVVNVSEEKKKATKQRFMFNIADGGFTELHSLWQNEERAATVTKKTFEIWHRRHDYWLLAGIIQHGYARWQDVQNDVRFAILNEPFKGEMSRGNFLEIKNKFLARRFKLLEQALVIEEQLRRAAYLNMTEDPAHPSMALNTRFSEVECLAESHQHLSKESMSGNKPANAVLHKVLKQLEELLSDMKADVTRLPATIARIPPVAVRLQMSERNILSRLASRGPDINAQNQVSQQMQVPR
- the chd4b gene encoding chromodomain-helicase-DNA-binding protein 4 isoform X1 is translated as MSGSEDEREDFGAADEPSLLHGGDELEDAVSDVEEAPKSKKKKKAKKSSRESRSSKRQRSVREELPVSSPEHLLGVDAAERDADEGGVRSASEGSDYAPGKKKKKRSSNAKDKKKGGGAAEKGASSSSKSKRKDPEPEDDDNDDDDCQPKSSTQLLEAWGMKDIDHVFTQEDYSSLTNYKAFSQFVRPLIAAKNPKIAVSKMMTLMMAKWREFSTNNPLKGSATANAALAAANVAAAVENMVVAGTDGGPEPGAAASPAPAPAPTPAAPPAAPAPPLRKAKTKEGKGPNARKKSKPAAKPPLKPKPKKVAPLKIKLGGLNSKRKRSSSDEDEPEVDSDFDDGSFSVSDGSNRSNRPKKKPKSAKKKKKVETEDGDGYETDHQDYCEVCQQGGEIILCDTCPRAYHMVCLDPDMEKAPEGKWSCPHCEKEGIQWEARDELSEAEGEEEEDRRDEGVEEEDDHHIEFCRVCKDGGELLCCDTCPSSYHIHCLNPPLPEIPNGEWICPRCKCPQMKGKVQKVITWRWGEPPAPTPVPRPADLAADASDPPPLAGRREREFFVKWCNMSYWHCSWVLELQLELNCQVMFRNYQRKTDMDEPAPVDFGGEGYENKRTKRKNKDPLFVHMDQEFYRYGVKMEWLMIHRILNHTVDKKNNIHYLIKWRDLAYDQSTWESEDMDIPEFDTYKQTYWNHRELMMGDEGRPVKKLKKTVKVKKAERPPANPVIDPTIKFDRQPDYLDSTGGTLHPYQLEGLNWLRFSWAQATDTILADEMGLGKTVQTAVFLYSLYKEGHSKGPFLVSAPLSTIINWEREFEMWAPDMYVVTYVGDKDSRAVIRENEFSFEGNAIRGGKKASKMKKDSTVKFHVLLTSYELITIDQAVLGSIEWACLVVDEAHRLKNNQSKFFRILNNYPLQHKLLLTGTPLQNNLEELFHLLNFLTPVRFNNLEGFLEEFADIAKEDQIKKLHDMLGPHMLRRLKADVFKHMPSKTELIVRVELSPMQKKYYKFILTRNFDALNTRGGGNQVSLLNVVMDLKKCCNHPYLFPAAATEAPKLPNGMYEGNALTKSSGKLTLLQKMMKKLKEGGHRVLVFSQMTKMLDLLEDFLENEGYKYERIDGGVTGSLRQEAIDRFNAPGAPQFAFLLSTRAGGLGINLASADTVVIYDSDWNPHNDIQAFSRAHRIGQNRKVMIYRFVTKASVEERITQVAKKKMMLTHLVVRPGLGSKTGSMSKQELDDILKFGTEELFKDELGEGENKEDDSSVIHYDDHAIDRLLDRNQDATDDTEIQSMNEYLSSFKVAQYVVKDEEDEEEEVEREVIKQEESVDPDYWEKLLRHHYEQQQEDLARNLGKGKRTRKPVNYNDGSQEDRGIRQDWQEDQSDNQSDYSVASEEGDEDFDERAEANARRPSRKGLRNDRDKPLPPLLARVGGNIEVLGFNARQRKAFLNAVMRYGMPPQDAFTNQWLVRDLRGKSEKEFKAYVSLFMRHLCEPGADGAETFADGVPREGLSRQHVLTRIGVMSLIRKKVQEFEHVNGQWSMPWMAELEENKRAAALAAGEDPKTPSTGTPADTQPNTPVPEDLSKSDDKEDLKKEAEDGKGAKKTDDPEIIEIPDESEKSPVLEKKEEVMDSTVGKEEKETGNGDDEGKEKEATDKSKEKEDKDKILEKEKDTPAEVKGEVSESKMDSEESKAEEGKDEKMDTSSPPEEKKEQKEEKEATKADESGKLQNGENAKEAATAAPVVNVSEEKKKATKQRFMFNIADGGFTELHSLWQNEERAATVTKKTFEIWHRRHDYWLLAGIIQHGYARWQDVQNDVRFAILNEPFKGEMSRGNFLEIKNKFLARRFKLLEQALVIEEQLRRAAYLNMTEDPAHPSMALNTRFSEVECLAESHQHLSKESMSGNKPANAVLHKVLKQLEELLSDMKADVTRLPATIARIPPVAVRLQMSERNILSRLASRGPDINAQNQVSQQMQVPR